The Nitrospirota bacterium genome window below encodes:
- a CDS encoding phage tail sheath subtilisin-like domain-containing protein: MSKGIYFGARSIVKPGAYSVVNASEMVPNRLGAANTIAVIGQATGGKPRTFTKVGSPADAASQLRSGVLLDVMNNMYDPSNEVPGAGDVLYYRLNLAVQAALSVLDAGAVAVLNLTAKDYGVHTNQIRTKIEAGSISGKKITINDVLDTVNYEMGDNLGNAFSLQYTGALFACRLSITKTGDVATALLLQTQAASGADPWVTMASVDLTNSSLATMGMLTRYLAGLQSMTVTILGDSNEPVGDLDAVSNQNVKSAAYTATANIGAIVNWVNRNSQLMTAARVASAVNVPANVGYTFMTGGSEGAAPSNSDWQAALDALLSVECNLVFVCSESAAIHAMALSHCNTASDVKARKERMCFVGGARGETVSQVVTRAQGLAGARSVLCYPGVNQIDLLSGNIVNRSSLYTAALVCGMAGGIRPEIPLTFKTVNGTVQGLETDLQLADIETLLTYGVLPVEHVASDGIFRIVQGITTYLVDDNVIWRKVAGVRIADYLNSQVRKAVSRYIGRVADQRTVTSILNTVVSTLSQLTRSATNQTGVLTAGNKPDGSPEPAFKNVQAVFDGFDLVAVSYMAHPVGEVGYITITAGLTPTQIVAN; encoded by the coding sequence ATGAGCAAGGGTATTTACTTCGGTGCGCGCAGCATCGTTAAGCCTGGGGCCTACTCAGTGGTGAATGCGTCCGAGATGGTGCCGAATCGTCTTGGGGCAGCCAACACCATCGCGGTAATTGGTCAAGCGACCGGTGGGAAACCGCGCACCTTCACGAAGGTCGGTTCGCCGGCTGATGCCGCGAGCCAGTTGCGGAGCGGGGTGCTGCTCGATGTGATGAACAATATGTACGACCCCTCGAACGAAGTGCCAGGGGCTGGTGATGTGCTGTATTACCGGCTCAACCTGGCCGTACAAGCGGCACTCAGTGTACTGGATGCTGGAGCGGTGGCCGTGCTCAATCTCACTGCAAAAGATTACGGTGTGCATACAAACCAGATCCGCACGAAGATTGAGGCAGGATCGATCAGCGGTAAGAAAATCACGATCAACGATGTCTTGGATACCGTCAATTACGAGATGGGCGACAACCTGGGCAATGCCTTCAGCCTCCAGTATACGGGTGCCTTGTTCGCCTGCCGTCTCTCGATCACCAAGACGGGTGATGTGGCCACGGCGCTACTTCTGCAGACTCAGGCCGCAAGCGGGGCTGATCCATGGGTGACCATGGCCTCGGTCGATCTGACCAATTCTTCCTTGGCGACGATGGGCATGCTCACGCGCTACCTCGCGGGGCTACAGAGCATGACGGTCACCATTCTCGGTGATTCGAATGAGCCGGTCGGGGATCTCGATGCCGTCTCTAATCAAAACGTGAAGTCAGCGGCATATACCGCGACGGCGAACATCGGAGCCATCGTCAATTGGGTCAATCGCAACTCCCAACTGATGACGGCGGCTCGGGTCGCGTCGGCAGTCAATGTGCCGGCGAACGTGGGCTACACGTTTATGACCGGTGGGAGCGAGGGGGCGGCTCCGTCGAATAGCGATTGGCAGGCTGCGCTCGATGCCTTGTTGTCAGTCGAATGCAACCTTGTCTTTGTGTGTTCGGAGAGTGCGGCCATTCATGCCATGGCGCTCTCGCACTGCAATACGGCCTCGGACGTGAAGGCGCGAAAAGAACGTATGTGCTTCGTCGGTGGGGCACGCGGGGAAACCGTGAGCCAAGTGGTAACGAGAGCGCAGGGCCTGGCCGGAGCTCGTTCCGTGCTCTGTTATCCTGGTGTGAATCAGATCGACCTCCTCTCAGGCAACATCGTGAACCGGTCTTCTCTGTATACCGCGGCCTTGGTATGCGGGATGGCCGGTGGAATTCGACCTGAAATCCCGCTGACCTTCAAGACCGTCAACGGCACGGTGCAGGGGTTGGAAACAGACCTGCAATTGGCTGACATCGAGACCTTGCTCACCTATGGCGTGCTACCAGTTGAGCATGTCGCTTCTGATGGTATTTTCCGTATCGTGCAGGGCATCACCACGTACCTGGTCGATGACAATGTGATCTGGCGCAAGGTGGCCGGCGTGCGAATCGCGGACTATCTGAATTCACAGGTTCGCAAGGCTGTGAGCCGCTATATCGGGAGGGTAGCCGATCAGCGCACGGTGACGAGCATCCTCAATACGGTCGTGTCGACGCTCTCGCAGTTGACGCGCTCGGCTACGAACCAGACAGGGGTACTGACGGCTGGCAACAAGCCGGACGGATCGCCGGAGCCGGCATTCAAGAACGTGCAGGCCGTATTCGATGGGTTCGACTTGGTCGCAGTGAGCTACATGGCGCATCCGGTGGGGGAAGTGGGCTATATCACGATCACGGCGGGATTGACGCCCACGCAGATCGTGGCCAATTAA
- a CDS encoding phage baseplate assembly protein V translates to MMPQSGLGVTYDELPALPPLSGFHLAQVVEAVPINHALRVLLPSLTGILNGSSTGGITVHVMEHRAGVYSGDLDLPRKGDWGLVVFPHGSDQYPVWLGSLYQDFNTLATANPNEKISHHESGVWTKTDANGNVECAYPDGSYLRIGSGTALSARTRQRRQGSSRETIPYDVPDKPVPTVFFSHSSGTTFTIDPSGNLTISGAADVTVQSQQAGPHVHLGGTASEDFLAKLGGLAKIVAAFNAHTHGGVQGGAGSTAPPATPITLIPVTDYTQHAKAR, encoded by the coding sequence ATGATGCCTCAAAGCGGATTAGGTGTGACCTACGATGAGTTGCCGGCGCTGCCGCCGCTCAGCGGATTTCATCTGGCACAAGTGGTGGAAGCCGTACCCATCAATCATGCCTTGCGTGTGCTGCTGCCATCACTGACGGGCATCCTGAATGGTTCTTCGACCGGTGGGATTACGGTCCATGTGATGGAGCATCGAGCTGGTGTCTACTCCGGAGACCTCGATCTCCCGCGTAAGGGCGATTGGGGGCTCGTCGTCTTCCCTCACGGGTCAGACCAATATCCAGTGTGGCTGGGCTCGCTCTACCAGGACTTTAATACGCTGGCCACGGCGAACCCCAATGAAAAAATTAGTCACCATGAGAGCGGAGTCTGGACGAAGACAGACGCCAATGGCAATGTTGAATGTGCCTATCCCGATGGGTCCTATCTGCGTATCGGCAGTGGTACGGCACTCAGTGCCCGTACACGGCAGCGCCGGCAAGGGTCCAGTCGTGAAACGATCCCCTATGATGTGCCGGACAAGCCGGTGCCGACCGTCTTCTTTTCGCACAGCTCAGGCACGACATTCACAATTGATCCCAGTGGCAATCTGACCATCAGCGGGGCTGCTGATGTGACCGTACAAAGCCAACAGGCTGGGCCACATGTGCATCTCGGGGGGACGGCCAGCGAGGACTTTCTCGCAAAGTTGGGAGGGCTCGCCAAAATTGTCGCCGCATTCAATGCGCATACGCATGGCGGAGTACAGGGAGGCGCAGGCTCAACGGCTCCTCCTGCGACACCCATTACCTTGATACCGGTCACGGATTACACACAGCATGCGAAAGCGAGATAA
- a CDS encoding DUF2634 domain-containing protein has translation MGLTRYTIQSGDTLRQIARRLVGNADQWWVLAQFNQLSWPFIDTTGTSYPASQRVLSLGSVLLVPIGTDDPAIAHVVIPQPDLYTVLLGVDLLTTSIGDLQVNYGTGDLSTVQGVPNLQQAVQHRLMTRKGELPHHPEYGSNLPLHIGHVLDQSRVNVIRMEILQTLLADPRIKEIKRLDVSTDADAVHIVGSLGVIGQHDAVTLNLVIPSHS, from the coding sequence ATGGGACTCACGCGCTACACAATCCAGTCTGGTGACACACTACGGCAGATCGCTCGTCGTCTGGTCGGCAATGCTGATCAATGGTGGGTCTTGGCGCAGTTCAACCAACTGTCCTGGCCGTTCATCGATACCACCGGCACGAGCTATCCTGCTAGTCAGCGGGTATTGTCGTTGGGGTCCGTCCTGTTAGTGCCGATAGGCACAGATGATCCAGCCATTGCGCACGTCGTCATCCCACAGCCGGACCTATACACAGTCCTCCTTGGGGTCGATCTCCTGACCACCTCCATCGGTGATCTTCAAGTCAATTATGGGACAGGGGATCTCAGCACGGTCCAAGGTGTGCCCAATCTCCAACAGGCCGTCCAGCACCGACTCATGACGCGCAAAGGTGAACTACCGCACCATCCTGAGTATGGTAGCAATCTGCCACTGCACATCGGTCATGTGCTGGATCAGTCGCGGGTGAATGTGATCCGGATGGAAATCCTTCAGACGCTCTTAGCTGATCCCAGGATTAAAGAGATCAAGCGCCTCGATGTCAGCACGGATGCGGACGCCGTGCATATTGTCGGGTCGCTGGGCGTGATTGGGCAACACGATGCCGTCACACTCAATTTAGTCATTCCGTCACACTCATAA
- a CDS encoding baseplate J/gp47 family protein encodes MAVPAQVQFNLKHFEQITASMINWLSSMQALTTDFNIGSVTRTLLEASAMELEELYYRLFAGIQASIPEECFIAFGFSAVSASPATATVTFGRTVADPFNSYQIPAGTMVSTADGVSFQTVAAVTLLLNTTSITAAAVAVVSGVSGNVAAGSITVMNSAVVGVQTVTNSAPSTGGVDQESPSAQQVRFTQYVAALARSPINGIVAGALTAQLVDGVSGLVTERVLFASLVEPYRTDATQPVGVCNLYIDNGGGSASGSLVTQTQQIIDGYIDPVLGPIMGYRAAGVTINVSTVQTVSQSLTATVTPKSGVSFSTVQAAAQAAAGSAFNALGIGQTLRWSQLLAAIMSVPGVQAATIAVPAGDVTCLASQRLRLGAVTITQGI; translated from the coding sequence ATGGCTGTCCCGGCACAAGTTCAATTCAATCTCAAGCACTTCGAACAAATTACGGCGTCCATGATCAATTGGCTGTCGTCCATGCAAGCCCTCACCACGGATTTCAATATTGGATCTGTGACGCGCACGCTCCTCGAGGCCTCAGCGATGGAATTGGAGGAATTGTACTATCGATTGTTCGCCGGCATCCAAGCCTCGATTCCAGAGGAATGCTTTATTGCCTTTGGATTTTCTGCGGTGTCGGCCTCACCAGCTACGGCCACGGTGACGTTTGGACGCACGGTTGCCGATCCATTCAATAGCTACCAGATTCCTGCCGGCACAATGGTGTCGACGGCGGATGGGGTGTCCTTTCAGACCGTGGCGGCTGTCACGCTCTTGCTCAATACCACCTCGATCACGGCAGCCGCCGTTGCGGTGGTCTCTGGCGTGTCCGGCAATGTGGCGGCTGGGTCCATTACGGTCATGAATAGCGCCGTGGTTGGAGTCCAGACCGTGACGAATAGTGCCCCTTCGACCGGGGGTGTCGATCAAGAATCTCCCTCAGCACAACAAGTGCGGTTTACCCAGTATGTGGCGGCACTTGCACGGTCACCGATCAATGGCATCGTCGCCGGAGCCCTCACGGCACAATTGGTCGACGGCGTCTCGGGTCTTGTGACAGAGCGCGTACTCTTTGCCAGTCTGGTCGAGCCGTACCGTACCGATGCCACACAGCCTGTCGGTGTGTGCAATCTCTACATTGATAACGGAGGCGGATCCGCATCCGGATCCCTCGTCACGCAGACTCAACAGATCATCGACGGCTATATCGACCCCGTGCTTGGGCCCATCATGGGCTATCGTGCGGCTGGGGTGACGATCAACGTCTCCACAGTGCAAACCGTCTCTCAGTCCCTCACCGCGACGGTCACACCGAAGTCAGGCGTGTCGTTTAGCACTGTGCAAGCGGCAGCACAAGCGGCGGCGGGGAGCGCCTTCAACGCCTTGGGTATTGGACAGACCTTGCGCTGGTCACAACTCTTGGCCGCGATCATGTCCGTACCTGGGGTGCAGGCCGCGACGATTGCTGTGCCGGCAGGAGATGTGACGTGTTTGGCGTCTCAGCGTCTTCGTCTCGGGGCCGTCACGATCACGCAGGGGATCTAA
- a CDS encoding tail fiber protein → MAWGKTKNVWSSDAADVLQEKNLQQTNMLASTWGLSTPASSKEDAVFQKILVEREREMLRRMGQSGWTAVGAFTFGAGAVGTFQLAVSKAFVDGLSITEAGSGMNSDVLSTITALAPPGSSSRTDLLYLEAFIVEVPGSTPSVPVSTNKPSASTIWKWGNVLYGGTNPVDDINEVNFEIRRRVQVQYRLRVISGINFVTYPNGLGDPNALAQGPNGSATALPFVSSPSDPGLWIAGNGSFTHQGILNTLDGVVYAIPMAKITRIAGQTVVNAVDVLDLRMVWASNLAGGVLQAAQAYINQHAVPTGGEISYPGLTTPNGFLPSLGGAYSRVTYPDLFAALTSTQSGTTTNVSPVITGLANTAALRVGLKIFSAAGIPANAVIQSIDSISQITMNLNATLTGSRSLLFHAHGAGDGVTTFNVPDRRDRGLVGAGTGQVVESVVSQTAAANAVAVASNTARWITGMPVTLSGVSGFVGLSNGAHWIVRASAGSVAFASSLANAQNGTVVIVTGTGSLTITCTFATRILGEDGGENAHAISLQELLAHGHPYERYSSISTADGGGINRWNDGTTAQTGSTGGNQAMNIQTPFGVTNWIIKT, encoded by the coding sequence ATGGCTTGGGGAAAAACGAAGAATGTCTGGAGTAGTGATGCGGCTGATGTACTGCAAGAAAAGAACCTGCAGCAAACGAATATGTTGGCATCCACCTGGGGTCTCTCAACGCCGGCTTCGTCAAAAGAGGATGCCGTCTTCCAGAAGATCCTGGTCGAGCGTGAGCGAGAAATGCTTCGCCGCATGGGGCAGTCCGGATGGACTGCAGTAGGCGCGTTCACGTTTGGCGCGGGTGCTGTCGGCACCTTCCAACTGGCCGTCTCGAAAGCCTTCGTGGATGGTCTCTCGATTACCGAGGCCGGCAGCGGAATGAATTCTGATGTGTTGAGCACGATCACCGCGCTCGCGCCTCCAGGCTCTTCCTCGCGCACTGATCTGTTGTACCTCGAAGCGTTTATTGTCGAGGTCCCTGGCTCCACGCCATCGGTACCTGTTTCAACCAATAAGCCGTCTGCCAGCACGATTTGGAAATGGGGGAATGTTCTGTATGGTGGCACAAACCCCGTCGATGACATCAACGAAGTGAACTTCGAGATTCGTCGCCGCGTCCAAGTCCAGTATCGGTTGCGGGTCATCAGCGGTATCAATTTTGTCACCTATCCGAACGGGCTCGGTGACCCAAACGCCCTCGCGCAAGGCCCGAACGGATCAGCGACGGCCTTGCCATTTGTGTCATCCCCTTCCGATCCTGGACTCTGGATTGCCGGCAACGGATCCTTCACACATCAGGGCATTTTGAATACGCTGGATGGAGTGGTCTACGCGATTCCCATGGCGAAGATCACACGTATCGCCGGACAAACGGTGGTGAACGCCGTCGATGTGCTCGATCTGCGCATGGTCTGGGCCAGCAATCTCGCAGGAGGCGTGCTGCAGGCCGCACAGGCCTATATCAACCAGCATGCCGTGCCCACTGGCGGTGAAATCTCCTATCCTGGCCTGACCACACCAAATGGTTTTCTGCCGTCACTGGGTGGGGCCTATAGTCGTGTGACCTATCCCGATCTATTTGCCGCGTTAACGAGTACGCAGTCTGGCACCACGACCAACGTGTCGCCTGTTATCACTGGCCTCGCAAATACCGCGGCCTTGCGAGTCGGGTTGAAGATCTTTAGTGCGGCCGGCATCCCTGCCAATGCGGTGATTCAGTCGATTGATTCGATCTCACAGATCACCATGAATCTTAACGCCACACTGACAGGTTCACGTTCGCTCCTGTTTCATGCCCACGGAGCAGGTGACGGCGTGACCACCTTCAACGTCCCAGACCGCCGAGATAGAGGATTGGTCGGGGCTGGGACTGGACAGGTGGTTGAAAGCGTCGTGAGCCAGACCGCTGCGGCTAACGCTGTCGCGGTGGCCAGTAATACGGCGAGATGGATCACGGGCATGCCGGTGACACTCTCCGGTGTCAGCGGATTCGTCGGTTTGTCCAACGGGGCGCATTGGATTGTCCGTGCGAGCGCCGGGTCGGTTGCCTTCGCCAGCTCACTCGCCAATGCTCAAAATGGCACGGTCGTGATTGTCACCGGCACCGGCAGCTTGACGATCACCTGCACCTTTGCGACACGGATCTTGGGAGAGGACGGAGGAGAAAATGCACACGCAATAAGCTTGCAGGAACTCTTGGCCCATGGCCACCCCTATGAACGATATTCCTCTATTTCAACAGCAGATGGGGGAGGAATTAATAGGTGGAATGATGGCACCACTGCTCAGACTGGTTCCACTGGCGGTAACCAAGCCATGAACATTCAGACCCCGTTCGGCGTCACCAATTGGATTATCAAGACGTAG
- the sthA gene encoding Si-specific NAD(P)(+) transhydrogenase, with product MSDATHFDIVVIGSGPAGQKAAIQGAKAGKRVAVIEREPGVGGGCVYRGTIPSKTLRESALQLDRSKRSSTTLDVRMPPNILVASLMRRVDEVVTAHGVYMEKQLKRNGISFFHGRVKFCSATLLEMLSVDGVKQLFTADTIVIATGSRPRAPVEIPIDHEHILDSDSILSMIYLPRSLTVLGGGVVASEYASIFAALGVQVTIIDRADRPLQFLDAELVKMFVQSFEQQGGRYCAGQAIKDVRWDGISQVVTTLQDGQVITSDKMLVAMGRQPNLEDLNLSATGLPLTERGTLSVNEHCQTALPHIYGVGDLLGPPGLASTAMEQGRRAVCHALGLPEGRSSDIPVGIYTIPEMASIGLDEAAARARYREVLIGRARFDEIARGQISGMSNGLMKLVADPTGVYLLGVQIIGEGATELIHVGQIALQHAATIDSFVENIFNFPTLAEGYRIAALDIAGQRQKRLTSQAA from the coding sequence ATGAGTGATGCTACACATTTTGACATTGTCGTAATCGGAAGTGGTCCCGCCGGCCAGAAGGCGGCCATCCAGGGCGCTAAAGCAGGCAAACGTGTGGCCGTGATCGAACGCGAGCCAGGCGTCGGCGGTGGCTGTGTCTACCGTGGAACGATCCCGAGCAAGACGCTTCGTGAGAGCGCCCTGCAATTGGACCGATCCAAACGATCATCGACCACCTTAGACGTTCGTATGCCGCCCAATATTCTCGTCGCCTCACTGATGCGCCGTGTGGATGAAGTGGTCACGGCACATGGCGTCTATATGGAGAAACAGCTTAAGCGCAATGGTATCTCGTTTTTCCATGGACGCGTCAAGTTTTGCTCCGCCACCCTGCTCGAAATGCTCTCAGTCGATGGGGTGAAGCAACTCTTCACTGCCGACACGATCGTCATTGCCACCGGATCACGGCCTCGTGCACCGGTCGAGATTCCTATCGACCACGAACATATTCTGGACAGTGACTCGATTCTCTCCATGATCTATTTGCCACGCTCCCTTACCGTGCTCGGCGGAGGCGTCGTGGCATCGGAATATGCATCGATCTTTGCCGCGCTTGGCGTACAGGTGACCATTATCGATCGGGCCGATCGTCCGCTTCAGTTTCTGGACGCAGAACTCGTAAAGATGTTTGTGCAGAGCTTTGAGCAACAGGGCGGTCGCTATTGCGCAGGGCAAGCCATCAAGGACGTCCGGTGGGATGGGATCTCTCAGGTCGTGACGACACTCCAGGACGGGCAGGTCATTACGAGCGATAAGATGCTTGTGGCCATGGGGCGACAGCCGAATCTTGAGGACCTCAATCTGAGCGCCACAGGGTTGCCACTCACCGAAAGGGGGACGTTGTCCGTCAACGAACATTGCCAAACGGCTCTTCCCCACATCTATGGGGTCGGCGACCTACTCGGCCCCCCGGGCCTGGCCTCTACGGCTATGGAACAGGGCCGGCGAGCCGTCTGTCACGCCTTGGGTCTCCCCGAAGGACGCTCGTCCGACATTCCAGTCGGCATTTATACGATCCCCGAGATGGCCAGTATCGGACTGGACGAAGCGGCCGCGCGCGCACGCTATCGAGAGGTCCTGATTGGCCGGGCGCGATTCGACGAAATTGCCCGAGGCCAAATCTCAGGCATGTCCAACGGCTTGATGAAGCTGGTGGCCGATCCCACCGGAGTTTACCTATTGGGGGTTCAGATCATCGGAGAAGGGGCGACAGAGCTGATTCATGTGGGCCAGATCGCGCTACAACATGCAGCCACGATTGATTCGTTCGTGGAGAATATTTTCAACTTTCCCACGTTGGCTGAGGGCTACCGCATCGCAGCGCTTGACATTGCAGGACAACGGCAAAAACGACTGACTTCACAGGCCGCATGA
- a CDS encoding HDOD domain-containing protein: MTTEIDRSTNIDMPEQVEQALIERIDKDKIELPVLPQVAGRVMALANDPSADAARLSTLIHQDQALAAHVLKIANSPAYMPRTPIMSLQHAVAMLGVNQLSEIAVTISLKSAAVKIPGYEADIKQLWRHALASGAYAKEIARLRRYNVESAYLCGLLHTVGKSVVLKTVTTIATELHVRLEPNAILAFLDGYHSRVGILIATEWALPSQVAEAIAYYAVYEQAPTHKHEAMMTCLADRLATYILVPDSFDDSTLRDHSVIADLNLYPNDVDTLLSLKDKVLSLVDTMTL; encoded by the coding sequence ATGACGACTGAAATAGATCGATCGACGAATATCGACATGCCGGAGCAGGTCGAACAGGCCTTAATCGAACGGATCGATAAGGACAAAATCGAACTGCCTGTGCTTCCGCAAGTCGCGGGTCGGGTCATGGCCTTGGCCAATGATCCATCGGCAGACGCGGCTCGTCTCTCTACCCTCATCCACCAAGACCAGGCATTGGCGGCCCATGTGCTGAAAATTGCCAACTCTCCAGCCTATATGCCCAGAACTCCGATTATGTCGCTCCAGCATGCCGTCGCAATGCTCGGGGTAAACCAACTGTCGGAGATCGCCGTGACGATTTCGCTCAAAAGCGCAGCCGTTAAGATTCCAGGCTATGAAGCGGATATCAAACAGCTTTGGCGTCACGCACTGGCGAGCGGGGCCTATGCCAAAGAAATCGCACGCCTCCGCCGCTATAATGTGGAAAGCGCCTATCTCTGCGGGCTCTTGCATACTGTCGGGAAATCGGTCGTCCTCAAGACAGTCACGACGATTGCCACGGAGCTGCATGTGCGGCTCGAGCCCAACGCAATCCTCGCCTTCCTCGACGGGTACCATTCCCGCGTAGGTATTTTGATCGCCACTGAATGGGCCCTGCCCTCCCAAGTCGCCGAGGCCATCGCCTATTATGCGGTCTATGAGCAGGCGCCCACACATAAGCACGAAGCGATGATGACCTGCCTAGCCGACCGGCTAGCCACCTATATACTCGTACCCGATTCCTTCGATGACAGCACCCTACGCGACCACAGCGTAATTGCCGATCTCAACCTTTATCCCAACGACGTAGACACGCTACTCAGTCTCAAGGACAAAGTTCTCAGCCTGGTGGACACCATGACGCTATGA